A genomic stretch from Oreochromis niloticus isolate F11D_XX linkage group LG11, O_niloticus_UMD_NMBU, whole genome shotgun sequence includes:
- the LOC102076367 gene encoding uncharacterized protein LOC102076367 isoform X2, whose protein sequence is MYGICQCLNHFCLNCSKCQILTSMPFLLLFCLSKMLLQVRYCQQQKYVKLEEVDGRFEFMQFHEKVIERFCLPPDAKVVYKDATGTEVDEVIFSDLISQGTVVLTVFSSDEFSDCSLSSASDCSDSSFSSNASTSTILLDEGPRKKTRVEGTVDAASAKKLIEGVLGTNSGGEEVLQEYHTTQTLTDATRRKMVNIIVAHMIDCHGHLPTKAVREQYALGIVTLFPSLKDPYSKKGYEHFYDAASSTGYISWRLKTIQRKTRRGSAPPSSSTGFAQEGGGPNSQRPINVDMQLDGDACQEAISLLDHTSDTSLIFQKMRETFQHRQKLINDPDKSLDILSIFPRFLDTKGLVNQDFTLLFDDEISTRLLQKWDPIFRYQIIKEAKQLTSTVELRQLVQSAESPPGSDLDEAATFDQDMASLLLLLHLLPPPPGGPKYQKISASDAVERLVVFHKSCCSLEEHLQNQQSQQPYLLAVGRQKRKVDSF, encoded by the exons ATGTACGGTATATGTCAgtgtttaaatcatttttgctTGAATTGCTCTAAATGTCAAATACTTACTAGTATGccatttttgttattattttgtctCAGTAAAATGCTGCTCCAGGTTCGATACTGCCAACAGCAGAAGTATGTGAAGTTGGAAGAGGTTGATGGGCGGTTTGAGTTTATGCAGTTTCATGAAAAAG TCATCGAGAGATTTTGCCTGCCACCTGATGCAAAAGTAGTGTACAAAGATGCAACAGGGACAGAAGTTGATGAAGTGATTTTCAGTGACCTTATCAGCCAAGGCACTGTGGTCCTAACAGTTTTCTCAAGTGATG aatTTTCTGATTGCTCCTTGTCTTCTGCATCTGATTGTTCTGACTCAAGCTTCAGCTCAAATGCAAGTACATCAACTATACTTCTAGATGAGGGTCCCAGGAAGAAAACAAGAGTTGAGGGTACTGTTGATGCAGCATCTGCTAAAAAG tTAATTGAAGGTGTACTTGGAACCAATTCAGGTGGTGAAGAGGTTCTCCAGGAATATCACACAACACAAACTCTAACAGATGCTACCAGAAGAAAAATGGTCAAT ATAATAGTGGCTCACATGATTGATTGCCATGG GCACCTCCCCACCAAAGCTGTTAGAGAACAGTACGCGCTAGGGATAGTGACATTGTTCCCATCCCTGAAAGACCCATACTCCAAGAAAGGCTAT gAACACTTCTATGATGCTGCAAGCAGCACTGGATACATTTCTTGGCGTTTGAAAACGATACAGAGAAAGACTAGAAGAGGATCTGCACCACCAAGTAGCTCCACTGGCTTTGCTCAAGAAGGAG gGGGCCCAAATTCCCAGAGGCCCATTAATGTCGACATGCAGCTTGATGGAGATGCTTGCCAGGAGGCCATCTCTTTGCTGGACCATACATCCGACACTTCCTTGATTTTCCAGAAGATGAGAGAGACCTTTCAGCATCGTCAGAAGCTCATCAATGATCCTGACAAAAGTCTTGATATCCTGTCTATCTTCCCAAGATTCTTGGATACAAAAGGATTG GTGAATCAAGACTTCACTCTCCTGTTTGATGATGAGATATCTACCAGGCTGCTTCAGAAATGGGATCCAATCTTTAGGTATCAAATCATCAAAGAGGCCAAGCAGCTCACCTCAACAGTAGAGTTGCGTCAATTGGTGCAGTCAGCAGAGAGTCCACCAGGAAGTGATCTTGATGAGGCAGCAA CCTTTGACCAAGACATGGCCTCCCTGTTGTTACTGTTACATCTCCTTCCGCCACCTCCAGGAGGACCAAAGTATCAAAAAATCAGCGCCTCTGATGCTGTTGAGAGACTTGTAGTCTTTCATAAg TCCTGCTGCAGTTTGGAAGAGCATCTCCAGAATCAGCAGAGTCAGCAGCCATACCTCCTGGCTGTTGGGCGCCAGAAGAGGAAGGTCGACAGCTTCTAG
- the LOC102076367 gene encoding uncharacterized protein LOC102076367 isoform X3: protein MLLQVRYCQQQKYVKLEEVDGRFEFMQFHEKVIERFCLPPDAKVVYKDATGTEVDEVIFSDLISQGTVVLTVFSSDEFSDCSLSSASDCSDSSFSSNASTSTILLDEGPRKKTRVEGTVDAASAKKLIEGVLGTNSGGEEVLQEYHTTQTLTDATRRKMVNIIVAHMIDCHGYVFYLCILFFFKIQVTILPLLKHANLKSFFRHLPTKAVREQYALGIVTLFPSLKDPYSKKGYEHFYDAASSTGYISWRLKTIQRKTRRGSAPPSSSTGFAQEGGGPNSQRPINVDMQLDGDACQEAISLLDHTSDTSLIFQKMRETFQHRQKLINDPDKSLDILSIFPRFLDTKGLVNQDFTLLFDDEISTRLLQKWDPIFRYQIIKEAKQLTSTVELRQLVQSAESPPGSDLDEAATFDQDMASLLLLLHLLPPPPGGPKYQKISASDAVERLVVFHKSCCSLEEHLQNQQSQQPYLLAVGRQKRKVDSF, encoded by the exons ATGCTGCTCCAGGTTCGATACTGCCAACAGCAGAAGTATGTGAAGTTGGAAGAGGTTGATGGGCGGTTTGAGTTTATGCAGTTTCATGAAAAAG TCATCGAGAGATTTTGCCTGCCACCTGATGCAAAAGTAGTGTACAAAGATGCAACAGGGACAGAAGTTGATGAAGTGATTTTCAGTGACCTTATCAGCCAAGGCACTGTGGTCCTAACAGTTTTCTCAAGTGATG aatTTTCTGATTGCTCCTTGTCTTCTGCATCTGATTGTTCTGACTCAAGCTTCAGCTCAAATGCAAGTACATCAACTATACTTCTAGATGAGGGTCCCAGGAAGAAAACAAGAGTTGAGGGTACTGTTGATGCAGCATCTGCTAAAAAG tTAATTGAAGGTGTACTTGGAACCAATTCAGGTGGTGAAGAGGTTCTCCAGGAATATCACACAACACAAACTCTAACAGATGCTACCAGAAGAAAAATGGTCAAT ATAATAGTGGCTCACATGATTGATTGCCATGGGTATGTGTTCtatttgtgcattttatttttttttaaaatacaagttACTATTTTGCCATTACTTAAGCATGCTAATTTAAAATCGTTTTTCAGGCACCTCCCCACCAAAGCTGTTAGAGAACAGTACGCGCTAGGGATAGTGACATTGTTCCCATCCCTGAAAGACCCATACTCCAAGAAAGGCTAT gAACACTTCTATGATGCTGCAAGCAGCACTGGATACATTTCTTGGCGTTTGAAAACGATACAGAGAAAGACTAGAAGAGGATCTGCACCACCAAGTAGCTCCACTGGCTTTGCTCAAGAAGGAG gGGGCCCAAATTCCCAGAGGCCCATTAATGTCGACATGCAGCTTGATGGAGATGCTTGCCAGGAGGCCATCTCTTTGCTGGACCATACATCCGACACTTCCTTGATTTTCCAGAAGATGAGAGAGACCTTTCAGCATCGTCAGAAGCTCATCAATGATCCTGACAAAAGTCTTGATATCCTGTCTATCTTCCCAAGATTCTTGGATACAAAAGGATTG GTGAATCAAGACTTCACTCTCCTGTTTGATGATGAGATATCTACCAGGCTGCTTCAGAAATGGGATCCAATCTTTAGGTATCAAATCATCAAAGAGGCCAAGCAGCTCACCTCAACAGTAGAGTTGCGTCAATTGGTGCAGTCAGCAGAGAGTCCACCAGGAAGTGATCTTGATGAGGCAGCAA CCTTTGACCAAGACATGGCCTCCCTGTTGTTACTGTTACATCTCCTTCCGCCACCTCCAGGAGGACCAAAGTATCAAAAAATCAGCGCCTCTGATGCTGTTGAGAGACTTGTAGTCTTTCATAAg TCCTGCTGCAGTTTGGAAGAGCATCTCCAGAATCAGCAGAGTCAGCAGCCATACCTCCTGGCTGTTGGGCGCCAGAAGAGGAAGGTCGACAGCTTCTAG
- the LOC102076367 gene encoding uncharacterized protein LOC102076367 isoform X1, protein MYGICQCLNHFCLNCSKCQILTSMPFLLLFCLSKMLLQVRYCQQQKYVKLEEVDGRFEFMQFHEKVIERFCLPPDAKVVYKDATGTEVDEVIFSDLISQGTVVLTVFSSDEFSDCSLSSASDCSDSSFSSNASTSTILLDEGPRKKTRVEGTVDAASAKKLIEGVLGTNSGGEEVLQEYHTTQTLTDATRRKMVNIIVAHMIDCHGYVFYLCILFFFKIQVTILPLLKHANLKSFFRHLPTKAVREQYALGIVTLFPSLKDPYSKKGYEHFYDAASSTGYISWRLKTIQRKTRRGSAPPSSSTGFAQEGGGPNSQRPINVDMQLDGDACQEAISLLDHTSDTSLIFQKMRETFQHRQKLINDPDKSLDILSIFPRFLDTKGLVNQDFTLLFDDEISTRLLQKWDPIFRYQIIKEAKQLTSTVELRQLVQSAESPPGSDLDEAATFDQDMASLLLLLHLLPPPPGGPKYQKISASDAVERLVVFHKSCCSLEEHLQNQQSQQPYLLAVGRQKRKVDSF, encoded by the exons ATGTACGGTATATGTCAgtgtttaaatcatttttgctTGAATTGCTCTAAATGTCAAATACTTACTAGTATGccatttttgttattattttgtctCAGTAAAATGCTGCTCCAGGTTCGATACTGCCAACAGCAGAAGTATGTGAAGTTGGAAGAGGTTGATGGGCGGTTTGAGTTTATGCAGTTTCATGAAAAAG TCATCGAGAGATTTTGCCTGCCACCTGATGCAAAAGTAGTGTACAAAGATGCAACAGGGACAGAAGTTGATGAAGTGATTTTCAGTGACCTTATCAGCCAAGGCACTGTGGTCCTAACAGTTTTCTCAAGTGATG aatTTTCTGATTGCTCCTTGTCTTCTGCATCTGATTGTTCTGACTCAAGCTTCAGCTCAAATGCAAGTACATCAACTATACTTCTAGATGAGGGTCCCAGGAAGAAAACAAGAGTTGAGGGTACTGTTGATGCAGCATCTGCTAAAAAG tTAATTGAAGGTGTACTTGGAACCAATTCAGGTGGTGAAGAGGTTCTCCAGGAATATCACACAACACAAACTCTAACAGATGCTACCAGAAGAAAAATGGTCAAT ATAATAGTGGCTCACATGATTGATTGCCATGGGTATGTGTTCtatttgtgcattttatttttttttaaaatacaagttACTATTTTGCCATTACTTAAGCATGCTAATTTAAAATCGTTTTTCAGGCACCTCCCCACCAAAGCTGTTAGAGAACAGTACGCGCTAGGGATAGTGACATTGTTCCCATCCCTGAAAGACCCATACTCCAAGAAAGGCTAT gAACACTTCTATGATGCTGCAAGCAGCACTGGATACATTTCTTGGCGTTTGAAAACGATACAGAGAAAGACTAGAAGAGGATCTGCACCACCAAGTAGCTCCACTGGCTTTGCTCAAGAAGGAG gGGGCCCAAATTCCCAGAGGCCCATTAATGTCGACATGCAGCTTGATGGAGATGCTTGCCAGGAGGCCATCTCTTTGCTGGACCATACATCCGACACTTCCTTGATTTTCCAGAAGATGAGAGAGACCTTTCAGCATCGTCAGAAGCTCATCAATGATCCTGACAAAAGTCTTGATATCCTGTCTATCTTCCCAAGATTCTTGGATACAAAAGGATTG GTGAATCAAGACTTCACTCTCCTGTTTGATGATGAGATATCTACCAGGCTGCTTCAGAAATGGGATCCAATCTTTAGGTATCAAATCATCAAAGAGGCCAAGCAGCTCACCTCAACAGTAGAGTTGCGTCAATTGGTGCAGTCAGCAGAGAGTCCACCAGGAAGTGATCTTGATGAGGCAGCAA CCTTTGACCAAGACATGGCCTCCCTGTTGTTACTGTTACATCTCCTTCCGCCACCTCCAGGAGGACCAAAGTATCAAAAAATCAGCGCCTCTGATGCTGTTGAGAGACTTGTAGTCTTTCATAAg TCCTGCTGCAGTTTGGAAGAGCATCTCCAGAATCAGCAGAGTCAGCAGCCATACCTCCTGGCTGTTGGGCGCCAGAAGAGGAAGGTCGACAGCTTCTAG
- the LOC102076367 gene encoding uncharacterized protein LOC102076367 isoform X4, producing MYGICQCLNHFCLNCSKCQILTSMPFLLLFCLSKMLLQVRYCQQQKYVKLEEVDGRFEFMQFHEKEFSDCSLSSASDCSDSSFSSNASTSTILLDEGPRKKTRVEGTVDAASAKKLIEGVLGTNSGGEEVLQEYHTTQTLTDATRRKMVNIIVAHMIDCHGYVFYLCILFFFKIQVTILPLLKHANLKSFFRHLPTKAVREQYALGIVTLFPSLKDPYSKKGYEHFYDAASSTGYISWRLKTIQRKTRRGSAPPSSSTGFAQEGGGPNSQRPINVDMQLDGDACQEAISLLDHTSDTSLIFQKMRETFQHRQKLINDPDKSLDILSIFPRFLDTKGLVNQDFTLLFDDEISTRLLQKWDPIFRYQIIKEAKQLTSTVELRQLVQSAESPPGSDLDEAATFDQDMASLLLLLHLLPPPPGGPKYQKISASDAVERLVVFHKSCCSLEEHLQNQQSQQPYLLAVGRQKRKVDSF from the exons ATGTACGGTATATGTCAgtgtttaaatcatttttgctTGAATTGCTCTAAATGTCAAATACTTACTAGTATGccatttttgttattattttgtctCAGTAAAATGCTGCTCCAGGTTCGATACTGCCAACAGCAGAAGTATGTGAAGTTGGAAGAGGTTGATGGGCGGTTTGAGTTTATGCAGTTTCATGAAAAAG aatTTTCTGATTGCTCCTTGTCTTCTGCATCTGATTGTTCTGACTCAAGCTTCAGCTCAAATGCAAGTACATCAACTATACTTCTAGATGAGGGTCCCAGGAAGAAAACAAGAGTTGAGGGTACTGTTGATGCAGCATCTGCTAAAAAG tTAATTGAAGGTGTACTTGGAACCAATTCAGGTGGTGAAGAGGTTCTCCAGGAATATCACACAACACAAACTCTAACAGATGCTACCAGAAGAAAAATGGTCAAT ATAATAGTGGCTCACATGATTGATTGCCATGGGTATGTGTTCtatttgtgcattttatttttttttaaaatacaagttACTATTTTGCCATTACTTAAGCATGCTAATTTAAAATCGTTTTTCAGGCACCTCCCCACCAAAGCTGTTAGAGAACAGTACGCGCTAGGGATAGTGACATTGTTCCCATCCCTGAAAGACCCATACTCCAAGAAAGGCTAT gAACACTTCTATGATGCTGCAAGCAGCACTGGATACATTTCTTGGCGTTTGAAAACGATACAGAGAAAGACTAGAAGAGGATCTGCACCACCAAGTAGCTCCACTGGCTTTGCTCAAGAAGGAG gGGGCCCAAATTCCCAGAGGCCCATTAATGTCGACATGCAGCTTGATGGAGATGCTTGCCAGGAGGCCATCTCTTTGCTGGACCATACATCCGACACTTCCTTGATTTTCCAGAAGATGAGAGAGACCTTTCAGCATCGTCAGAAGCTCATCAATGATCCTGACAAAAGTCTTGATATCCTGTCTATCTTCCCAAGATTCTTGGATACAAAAGGATTG GTGAATCAAGACTTCACTCTCCTGTTTGATGATGAGATATCTACCAGGCTGCTTCAGAAATGGGATCCAATCTTTAGGTATCAAATCATCAAAGAGGCCAAGCAGCTCACCTCAACAGTAGAGTTGCGTCAATTGGTGCAGTCAGCAGAGAGTCCACCAGGAAGTGATCTTGATGAGGCAGCAA CCTTTGACCAAGACATGGCCTCCCTGTTGTTACTGTTACATCTCCTTCCGCCACCTCCAGGAGGACCAAAGTATCAAAAAATCAGCGCCTCTGATGCTGTTGAGAGACTTGTAGTCTTTCATAAg TCCTGCTGCAGTTTGGAAGAGCATCTCCAGAATCAGCAGAGTCAGCAGCCATACCTCCTGGCTGTTGGGCGCCAGAAGAGGAAGGTCGACAGCTTCTAG
- the LOC102076367 gene encoding uncharacterized protein LOC102076367 isoform X5 — translation MPAVLLLGVFYTNEFSDCSLSSASDCSDSSFSSNASTSTILLDEGPRKKTRVEGTVDAASAKKLIEGVLGTNSGGEEVLQEYHTTQTLTDATRRKMVNIIVAHMIDCHGYVFYLCILFFFKIQVTILPLLKHANLKSFFRHLPTKAVREQYALGIVTLFPSLKDPYSKKGYEHFYDAASSTGYISWRLKTIQRKTRRGSAPPSSSTGFAQEGGGPNSQRPINVDMQLDGDACQEAISLLDHTSDTSLIFQKMRETFQHRQKLINDPDKSLDILSIFPRFLDTKGLVNQDFTLLFDDEISTRLLQKWDPIFRYQIIKEAKQLTSTVELRQLVQSAESPPGSDLDEAATFDQDMASLLLLLHLLPPPPGGPKYQKISASDAVERLVVFHKSCCSLEEHLQNQQSQQPYLLAVGRQKRKVDSF, via the exons ATGCCTGCCGTGTTGCTGCTTGGAGTATTTTACACAAACG aatTTTCTGATTGCTCCTTGTCTTCTGCATCTGATTGTTCTGACTCAAGCTTCAGCTCAAATGCAAGTACATCAACTATACTTCTAGATGAGGGTCCCAGGAAGAAAACAAGAGTTGAGGGTACTGTTGATGCAGCATCTGCTAAAAAG tTAATTGAAGGTGTACTTGGAACCAATTCAGGTGGTGAAGAGGTTCTCCAGGAATATCACACAACACAAACTCTAACAGATGCTACCAGAAGAAAAATGGTCAAT ATAATAGTGGCTCACATGATTGATTGCCATGGGTATGTGTTCtatttgtgcattttatttttttttaaaatacaagttACTATTTTGCCATTACTTAAGCATGCTAATTTAAAATCGTTTTTCAGGCACCTCCCCACCAAAGCTGTTAGAGAACAGTACGCGCTAGGGATAGTGACATTGTTCCCATCCCTGAAAGACCCATACTCCAAGAAAGGCTAT gAACACTTCTATGATGCTGCAAGCAGCACTGGATACATTTCTTGGCGTTTGAAAACGATACAGAGAAAGACTAGAAGAGGATCTGCACCACCAAGTAGCTCCACTGGCTTTGCTCAAGAAGGAG gGGGCCCAAATTCCCAGAGGCCCATTAATGTCGACATGCAGCTTGATGGAGATGCTTGCCAGGAGGCCATCTCTTTGCTGGACCATACATCCGACACTTCCTTGATTTTCCAGAAGATGAGAGAGACCTTTCAGCATCGTCAGAAGCTCATCAATGATCCTGACAAAAGTCTTGATATCCTGTCTATCTTCCCAAGATTCTTGGATACAAAAGGATTG GTGAATCAAGACTTCACTCTCCTGTTTGATGATGAGATATCTACCAGGCTGCTTCAGAAATGGGATCCAATCTTTAGGTATCAAATCATCAAAGAGGCCAAGCAGCTCACCTCAACAGTAGAGTTGCGTCAATTGGTGCAGTCAGCAGAGAGTCCACCAGGAAGTGATCTTGATGAGGCAGCAA CCTTTGACCAAGACATGGCCTCCCTGTTGTTACTGTTACATCTCCTTCCGCCACCTCCAGGAGGACCAAAGTATCAAAAAATCAGCGCCTCTGATGCTGTTGAGAGACTTGTAGTCTTTCATAAg TCCTGCTGCAGTTTGGAAGAGCATCTCCAGAATCAGCAGAGTCAGCAGCCATACCTCCTGGCTGTTGGGCGCCAGAAGAGGAAGGTCGACAGCTTCTAG